The Saimiri boliviensis isolate mSaiBol1 chromosome 10, mSaiBol1.pri, whole genome shotgun sequence genomic sequence tgacctcaggtgatccaccctccttggcctcccaaagttctgggattacaggcatgagccaccatgcctggcctcctgacACATATCACCAAGCAGCTCTTTGGAAAGTTGCAGGGGTTCTCACTTGAACACCAGTGTATATCTCTGCCCTGAAAAACTAGTACAAAAGCTGTCTGGACAAGGTAGCCAGCTTGCTTCTCTGCTTTGTGACACAcgaaaaattaaattcatttcatGTCactctatgattttttaaaatacattattaaaagctttataaatgaattttaaaatgggaatgaaaagaACTCCCAGTAAGAGTTTGCTGTGGGAGATTTAATATTTGTGAAGTTCAACTCATACAATCCACATCTGAAATGCATTAAATGCTTTAATAATCTGTATTTCAAATGTTCAGCTTGTCCAAACTCTTATGTTAAGGGAACGAACTTTCTGCATTGTTAAAATAAATtggtgagtttcagtttgggaggATGAGAACGTTCTGaagatggatagtggtgatggttccACAATAATGtgatgtatttaatgccactgaattgtgtacttaaaaatggttcaaatgaaaaattttctgcatattttaGCACAATTAAAACAACCCACCATATTGGTGAACAGTATTAACAGACCTCCatgttcttttttcattgttaGCATCATTGCCCATTTAGATATTACAGCCTTAAActggccatttctttctttttcttttttctttttgagatggagtcttgctctgtcacccaggctagagtgcaatggctcaatctcggctcaccacaacttccacctcccgggtgattctcctgcctcagcctttcgagtagctgggattacaggcaggcgctaccatgcctggcaaattttgtatttttagtagagatggaatttctccatgttggtcaggctggtcttaaactcccgatcTCAGAAGATCCATCCGTCTTGGtctcttaaaatgctgggattacaggcccgagccacctcacctggccattaAACTGGCCATTTCAACTGATAATCAAGACAGTTGCTAAAGGAATACATGCCCCCTGTTaacttgtaggaaaaaaaaaaaaagttgtagctACTCTAACTTCTGTCTCCTAATCCGGAGAACAACTCTAGCGCTATCGTAAGAATAGAAGTGCTAttaccttttccttcttttccatatCCCAGGGCCGGAGGAATGATgagctttctcttctctcctacaCACATTCCTTTTAAGCCCTGGTCCCAACCTTTGAGAGCCTCCAGGATGCCCAGGGTAAACCAAATGGGCTGACCATTGTTATGTTTATGACTATGATAAAAAGAAAACGCATTATAACTCTTTATTAActctaaaaaaatttctttagtgCATTTTTCCACCAATAAGTGATTAAGtttattagtttaaaaattaataacagctATTCTGGATttgcacaaatacacacacctCCAAGTCAAGTTTATAGGAATTCAATTCGCTGCCCATCTTTCTTGATGCAAATTTCACATACTTGACAGGGCTTGAGAAAGacagaggaaataataaaaacacttaacAACTGTTTGAACATTTGTTGTATATCAGgaatcattctattttttttttctcttaacccTTACAATAAGCCTATAATGTAGGTACCATTATtaccccattgtacagatgaggaaacacagGTTAAGTGTTCTAGTCTTTAAACCTAACTCCAAAGTTCAAGGTCTTAACCACAAAGTTATGTTGTCCCAAGCGGGCCACTAGGTTGTAGAATAGgcagaaaataatggaaaatggCTGAGTTTGGGAAGGAGATTGAAAGGCTAAGGAGAATTTACTGCCAACACATGTGGGTccatatacacacagatatgGAGAGTCAGAAGCACAGTGTCTTATATCCTGCCTACAGACTTTCCTTAGCTATGGCTTTCCTGCTGATGGCTCTAACAGGTAGAAAAGGCTGCTTTCATCTCTAAATCCCCACTCAGATCCCAGCCCAGTTCCCTCTTCAGGAGTCTACAATGGGGCTATATAGGAAAGTCTGGAAGAGTGGCCCCTCAAGGagtgttagtccatttttatcTTGCTGTGAAGAATACTAAAGACTGGGTAACTtgtaaagaaaaggaggtttaatggacttgaagttccgcatggctggggaggcctcataatcatggtggaaggcaaaggaggagcaaaggcacattttacatggtaGCAGACAAGAATGAATGTGCAGAGGAACTGCcttttagaaaaccatcagatcttgtaagacttactatcacaagaacagcatggggaaaacctgcccccatgattcaattacctcctaccaggcccctcccacaacaggtggggattatgggagctaaaatttaAGATGAGcgttgggtggggacacagctgaacCGTATCAACTGGGGAGGAAGGAAATAGAATGTCCTGGCTCATGAGCTAAAGAGCGTCTAACCCAGGAAAAGCGACCTGCCTAACTACTTACTTACAGGGAGGCTTGAGGACTGAGTAATGCCTGATCCCTACTTAGTTGCCTTTCAGTGCAATAAGAAAAATACTCTATTCAAGGATATCTTGtaggtgagaaaaagaaatcactgtaCTAAGCTTCATGAGTACCACGGTTACTAAATCTAGATAATGCcattttttcctgtaattttgcCCAATGATCAAAGTAACAAAATGACAACTGTGGAAAATTTGGGAaggctagaaaagaaaaaagaaggaggaaacaTTCTATTACTCATCACTGACTACAATTTTAGCACATTTCTTTTTAGGGCTAAACAATTTACCCCATAGACTATGGTTCTAGAGATGGCAAATATGCTTACAGACTGATCATTTGATGGTATTTCTTCATGATGCTTACAATTAGCAGCTTCTGACCATTTACATGGAGGCTGCATGATAACAGTCCCCTCATCAGATATTAGAACTTAGCAGCAAactgctaaataatattccatggctACCATCAAAGTTAGAACAGGTTTTTGGTTCAGAGATCTGAAAGAAACCAGGCTCAGTCTAAAAGAGatcatactaaaaataaaactgtaactgAAAATCAAAATGCAAATCACATCATTTAATGTCCCCTGTGGCATTCACCTAGTTGACAAGAAGAAAGTGGTGTTGAAAATTCTAAGGCAAGCCATCTTTCTGGAACTTTTTCCCAGGGCTAATAGTTCAGAGAAGAGTGCCATTCATTCTCCCAACCCTCAAGACAGATCAGGTCTGAATGCCCAGTAAAGGCAGTTATTAGAAAACTAGGTCTAGGATGGGCTATGAAGCTTCACTGTTTTAATTCAAGTCATTCCCTCTACCTGCAAAATCCttcctcccctattttccccctgGAAACCTCCACCCATCTGCCAATGCGCATTTCAATTATTCTCTGGGAAGTCTTTCCCTTTCCTCACCCCATGGAGCATAACTACTTCCAGGCCCAGTTAGCTTTGCTAGCACTTTGAATATTCTGTACTTTTTATCACTGCAGTATTTACTTGTCTTCCTCCCACCTACAGATGGTGTACTGTTAGAGGACAAGAACCGGCTCCTAGCCATCTTTTTGTCTCCACGGCCTGACCTGTGACCATCCAGTAACAGtttgatagatagacagatgaatggatagatgcgTATGATTAGAAGCCAAAATTTCTGAATCTCCCTAGCACCAAGCATATGGCTTAACATAAAGGAAATGCTCACTAAATACTTTCATAATGGAATGAATGGAACCCATGCCTAATTGGAAATCATTAGGCTTGTAAACCATTTCCATGTTGCAATTTCTTTGTTTATAGAACAGAAACGATAGTGTAACCATCTGAAAATCCTTCACCTAAACTTCCACAACCACACCCACCTCATCAATGAAGTCTTTCTAGAAAGAAGCAAATGACTGAAAGCATGATCCTGTGCCTTGACCAAAATATCATCTGTCAGAACAAAAGTTAAGTAGGTCAGTGAAACAGCATCAGTATATCCTTCAACAGGCAAATAAGTGATTGGGTAGTTTGCTTTTGAAGTCGCTATGAAAAGTTTTAGGTGAACATCACCTACACCACGTTAAAAAGGGAATCAAGTTATTTTCCCTAAGAAATGGAGTTTGAGATACGAGAATTCTTTTGAGCTTTTTCTACTTATTGCCCAATTAAACACGTATATATTTCTGCAATGTTTCAAAGATTccaattctaatttttataataaaaaattatacagaaatcACATGAACAATAAAAGTTCCgtaatgtgtttaaaaaaaaaaaaaaattaacagccttTTCTAGACCACGTTTCCAATGACACCTTCCGAGGCCTCGCTCGCTATATAAAACTGGCTTTAAACAATTTCCTtccccaaagaaagaaataagatatttCTGTTTGTAAAAGAGGTAAAACCAGGTACAAGCCACCTTTCCTGCCGGAGAGCTGGCATAAATGGGTGGATTCTTGATTACTATTTTACCTACGGGGCATAATTACTTACGTGGAGTGGAACAAGGAGCCGTCCTTTTCCAAGTAGCCTTCATAATGCACCAACATCAAATCCCCTCCTTTGGTCTTGCGGTGGCAGATGAATGGTTTCTGGAGAACTTCAATTTTCACTTCTGGTTCGGGGATCAGAGCCCCAATCAAAGAAGTGACGAACAGCGTCAAGACCGCGTTCCACAAGAAAAGCCTCATGTTGCCGAAGCAGGAAAGAAGTCCCTACAAAAGCAGCGAAAGGGCCCTCAACGTCATAAATTTAAGAGCTTAGTTCAAGGCTTAGGGATAACGGCCTGAGGCAAGTTCAGGAGTTCCCCTGGTTAGAAGACGTGGCACATTTACTACTAACGACTTTCTCACGGGGCCCGAACCCACCTTTAAAGAGTTAAGCCCAAATGTAATCCTGACAGGCTCTTATAGCGAAGCCGCCCGGGAAGCGCGGCCTCCCATTGGCCTTTCCTGCTGTCCTTCAGGCAGCCCTCAAGCCAATGACGCTGCAACGATGGAATTTACAGCCCGGTGGAGCCGGGCAGCCAGCCAGGCGGCGGATCATCCCGTGTGCGTCCTAGAGCCCGGCGGATTTCGGAATTTAACCAGCAAGGATTTGGGGCGAGGGGCGGGGCGCAGAGCCAACGGAAACTCCTGCAGCCGATTTATCTCCGTGAAGAGCCCCGCTGAGAGAGTTAGGAGGAGTCCGGGGGCGCCGTGACACTGTCGAAGTTCCAGGAAACACTCGTTTACTCTCGCCGTTGGAGAGCGGCCCTCCGATATGCTACAACCCTAGGCTTTTGCTATTGCTCATAAACAGTAAAGATTTACATAGTGCTTTATAGTTCACAAAGCGCGTTCCTGTTGCATGAACCTCAGTACAATCAGTAAGGCAGgttctttttttccacttaaaaaagagaaataaatttagaCCAGGAGAGAACTGTCCTGCTTAAGGTTGTTTGGGCCCGAAGTAGATGAGCTCAGCCTTCTAACCAGGTCTGATTCATTCCACGGCCCCACGTAATGTTATGGCTGCTAATAATTTATCCCTTAAGAGGGTAAATAATGAGTTACGACGTGCAGAAGAAGAAATGGTAATCATGGTTACGAATTACACAGCCtcattttagtttacattttctaaCTTTACATTTTTCGCCTAAGTTCTAAAGCAATACGTTCATTGTAGTCAATTTGGAAGAAATTGGAAAGCACTCAAAGTAGGATATCCAGATAAAACTGGGGAGTCGAATtaagtttgaatttcagatacaTAACTaataattgttttgcttttttatttattaaatcagGCAACcttacattaaagaaaaagaaacgtcACGGATACCACCACCTGCTGCAAATAATTCTCTTAATATTTTGGTGCATGCTTCTATGCCATATACCTAAAGCGATTTTAAACGTattgtactctgtgtgtgtgtgtgtgtgtgtgtgtgtgtgtgtgtgtgtgtgtgttactcaTTTCTCACCTTCTCTTTCCACTTAATCTGTAGTTAACATTTTTCCTGGTCAAATATCCTTAGCACAGTGCATTTTGGCACTCTGTGTACATAGGGATCCCCCTGGAGttcttgtttaaaatgcagattttgatttTGGAGGTCTGGAGTGGGtgcaagattctgcatttctaacaagttcttaGGTGATGTCAATGCTCCGGGTAAGTGGACTGACACTTCCAGTACCGAGATCTTAGAGTCTGGACAACACCTGTTTACACTGGCCTCATAGTACTCCACCCTGAAATTCCAATTATTCCTTTACGCCCTATTATTGGCTACCTGAAGTGCGTGAGATCAATTAGGCAGCTCTGGAACAAGAATAGGGACTAGAGCCCAAGGAGTATCGTGAGAGGTTACGTAGAcacccgccccccccccaaaCGTCGGGCACCATTTACAGTCAGTACTGTGCCCAACACGTGTCTCCGGGGCCTCCCTCCTCTCGTCGCCTACTCCCAAGTGGGCGTCCCAGGACTCAATTTCCCTGCGGGCCTTTCCGGCAAAGTCGGCCCCGCCGCCGCGAAATCCCGGAGTGGATTTTGGGAAGGGGCGCGCGAGCGGCGCACCGGGCATGCGCGAGCGCGTCCCGGGCCCGGCGGGTGGAGGGTTCAGGTAGAGCGCGGTGGCGCCTCGTTCGTAGGACTCCGGAGGTTTCGGCCGCCCCCTCCGGCCCACGTAGGGCCCGGGTCCTGGCCTCATTGTGAACAGCGTGTCCCGCTTCGCCGCGTCGGCTCACCGGCTGGCTGGGCTGCTCGCGCGGAGGCCGCCGCAGTGACCCCGCCCCCGGGCCGAGGATGTGAGGCGGGCCGGGCGTCCCCACACCGGGCCCGGGCGCCGGGAGTGGGCGTCTGGGCCGCGCCGGGCGATGGCCCTGCTGCCGGTGCTCCtcgcctcctgggtcctggggcAGTGAGGGGGACGGCGGGCGTGGGCCGAGGGGCCGCGGGCGCCATGGAGGGGGTGCTGTACAAATGGACCAACTATCTGAGCGGTGAGTGGCCGCGCCCGGCCGGGGGCGCGCGGGGGGCCTGTCCTTTGTCTGCGCGGCCGGAGGGCGGTGTCTGGATCCGTCCTGGGGCTTGGGGTCATGGCCCTTCCTGAGGCCAGCGTGGAGCCGGAGTATTTTTCAAAGCAGTTCTCTCACTGGACCGTGTCACCGTGCTGGGCGACACGGCCCTCTCTTGGGGCTGGGTGAGAGCATTGGCTGCCCTTTCACTTCAAGGAAGGCTAGAGAGACTGAGATTTGGGGTGACTCGAAAGGCATGGTGCTCTCGATGTCAGCTGGAGGAAGGCGCAGACGCCCCGCTGTGGGGTCCTCTGGGAGTCTCTTGCATTCTGGCGAAGGAACCCGACTCCCTTGACTCGCAGCTAGGTTGGAAGGTTTCAAAAGAATCCCTGCAGTAACCTGGAATTCCCCAGGGGAAAGATCCTTTATCAAAGTCTCCAGTGCAAACACTTCCCCTTTGTCACCTTCAGAGTCATCTGCGTGCACACCAAGGTGTCAGAGTGCAGCTCCACAGTTTCAAAGCTCCAAAGGCTGCAcaaggttttttattttctcgCCgagcatttcttttgttttacactCTCAGAAATTACCGTTAAATGAATGCAAATATTTGCAGCTGTCTTGCCCTGCCTTACAGATTGGCTTTAAAATGCTACCCGCCCCTTTTCTAGTTTGTGGAGGTAAAGGCTTCATATCTTGAGAAGGTTATAACTGTTCTACAGCTGTGAAGATTTTTCAGAACgatctttttttttatgtgtgcAACTAGTATTTAATGAAAGCCTAGTATTTGCTGGAAACTGTGCTAGCCACTTTTTTGGAAGTAAACTTTTTATAGAAAATGGATtaggtttttaaagttttaaaggcAGTGTGTTTGAAAGCAGAAATGTTCCCAGTATCTCTTAGAGTGGGTGAGAGacgttttcctttcttttttgtgggATAGGTTTTAAAGGTTGTAGTATGGTAATACACCGAGTGTTTTAAGAATGGCTGTGTGTGGGAGAATCAGTTGGCATAGTAACTTCGAGGAGGTCACACAGCACAGCCAAAGGTGCCCCTCTTAGGCGTACCCAGAATCTTTTCCCTTTGCCTAGTATAATTAGCAGTGAGTtctcctgtttattttttctgtaatcaTTGGTAGAGACTAAATGAGAAGAggtttttccttttgcttcaaGGACCTTCAGTGATGTCCATAATTCGATTAGATGTGGATAACTCAAAGCTAGCCTTCGGTTTGGTGAATGCCAGAGGCTTATCAACACTGCTAGCCTAAGGGGAGGAGGCTTGACTGGGCAGTTTTCCTTTTGAGGTCTCCCTCAGCTCTCAGCTGCATATACTTGAATAAAATTTAGTTGCTGGTCTTTCACTCCCTTCCATTACACACTTTtactttttacccttttttctttcatctacaacactcttctttttttcccattcttcccCATCCGCgactttttgtgttgttttgtggggatttgtttttttccatcttttccttctcctttctgtgTGGTAAGTTTAGTCTCTTGATACAGCAACTATTTCCTGGTAGTGAAAtgcttttgctgttgtttctgACTGTCCTCGTGTATCTTTCAATAAAGCAGAACTCTGGTGGGATCTTTTCGAATCTTGATCATGTGATTCCTATCTGTTCTGTTGGAAAagattctccttttttcttcccaaagTAAGAGAAGTTATATGCTGTGAGTGGAGCTAGGGTGGAAACCCTAAAGAAGAGGGCACTGGAGCCATTGCCAGAGAAAGCTGTCTTTACATGATGCTGCTTGTTCCTTTAACCTACGTGCCCTGTCCTTGTGGGCATACTGTTCATAGAAGCCCATCACACCAGTGGGTACTTTTCCAGATAAACCTTAGAATGGTTCGGCACATTCTCTTCCTTTAGGAGATAAATTTACTTGGGAAAGCAATGGTCATAGCCTAGGAGAATTGCATGCATTGTTGTTTCCTCCACCTTTCACTTTTCTCCTTGGTCTTCTCAAATAAGCATGTTGTGTTAGgaacaagtttctttttctttttctgaagcttattttaaaagtaattttttcttcttgaaggTTTGCACATAGtgactttaaaatacatataataaactTTTTGTTCATTCTGAATTTTTCTCCAAAAGTAGTACATAATCCATACCTCTGTCAGTGTGGTTTGTTCATTTGCCATGCTGACAGCTTGATATGGGATGCCTTGTGTAAAATTTCAGTGAAGTCAGGAAATCAGTTTATCACTTGATCTTTTGAGTCCCTCGGAGATGTTGTTAATTTCATTTAGCGTCTACTATGTGttgggcactgtgctaggcacaggGGAAGCAATGTTGAACAAAGCCCATGCCCTTCTTGAGCCTACAGTCTGGTGGGGAAGAAAGATATTTATTGGCTAAGTGGTTAGAAGCATGTTCCATGGTGTGTgactgggaaggagggagggcaaAGAGGCTAGTAGGGTTGTTAGGGAAGgcttctttgagaaaaaaatgtaagcagGGTCTGAAGGGTAAATCAGGCTGTTAACAggtggagaggccaaggcagaggtgTAGTTAGAGGGAGTAAAGAAGAACTCTCCAGGCACAGGGAATGCCAGTGTGAAGGCCCCAAAGCAGAAGAGAGACCTGTGAgtttgaggaaaggaaagaggactCATCTGGCTGAGAGCTGAGAAGACTGAGGCTCTAACAAAGATGCAGGGGTGTGCGTGAGGCCAGATATTTCAGGGCCTCATAGGCTGGTTTAAATACTGTGATGTGATTTTGTAtttacatgtgtgtacatgcatgcatgcatctaTGAGAGAAAGATAAATGATGAAATTGTTTAAAAGCTTACTGTGGTTTTAGTGTAGCATAGAAAGTTTTCGGGTTACATCTTTGTATCTGTCTCTATTTCATTAAATACcacatataattattttgtgtGCTGCTTTTGCCTCTTGAATTTCAAATTGATTGGTGTATTAATCACTGAAAGTTAGAAACATTGTCAAGCCCTGATAATAGCATTTAAGGTCTACATTTCtagaatgcagaaagagaaagaagtctCTTCCTTTAGATGCTAAGCATATTCAGGTACTCTATCCTCcttcaatgaaaaattaaaaaaaaaaaagtttgtctgttttcttttacaaTCTGGTGCCATCTTACCTCTTGGACATTCTGGGATTTAGTGTCAGTACCTTTCTTCAGATGTTAGAAGATTAAACTTGGGATGAAAAGAGAGTGAATTAAAAATGTTACAGACGCCTACACTGTGTGAGACATACTGCTAAGCACTGTATTTGTTATTTGTCTTTCAAGACCTAAAAGTTAGTCAAGGAGTATCTTGCATGGAGGGCTACACATTAATGCTCCAAAACACTGGTTCAGGAGTCAAAGAGACCTGAAGCCTGGTAAACAGCCCTGTTACTGCCAAGTGCAGGTCACTTTAGCATGCTGAGCCTTAGTGTCTTCCTCCATAAAAATAATGGGATTGACCAGTTTATAATTGTAAGAATtgtggctgggctcggtggctgatgcctgtaatcctgccactttgggaggctgaggtgggtggattacctgaggtcaggagttcgagaccagcctggccaacatggtaaaacctcatctcttctaa encodes the following:
- the FKBP14 gene encoding peptidyl-prolyl cis-trans isomerase FKBP14 isoform X1, which translates into the protein MRLFLWNAVLTLFVTSLIGALIPEPEVKIEVLQKPFICHRKTKGGDLMLVHYEGYLEKDGSLFHSTHKHNNGQPIWFTLGILEALKGWDQGLKGMCVGEKRKLIIPPALGYGKEGKGKIPPESTLIFNIDLLEIRNGPRSHESFQEMDLNDDWKLSKDEVKAYLKKEFEKHGAVVNESHHDVLVEDIFDKEDEDKDGFISAREFTYKHDEL
- the FKBP14 gene encoding peptidyl-prolyl cis-trans isomerase FKBP14 isoform X2, which codes for MRLFLWNAVLTLFVTSLIGALIPEPEVKIEVLQKPFICHRKTKGGDLMLVHYEGYLEKDGSLFHSTHKHNNGQPIWFTLGILEALKGWDQGLKGMCVGEKRKLIIPPALGYGKEGKGKIPPESTLIFNIDLLEIRNGPRSHESFQEMDLNDDWKLSKDEFCSGCPRERRLQPGFSTAGDLHLHQSLNLWVKKKEEEISPSNQAFTAIATHI